In one window of Deltaproteobacteria bacterium DNA:
- a CDS encoding molybdopterin molybdotransferase MoeA produces the protein MIAVSEAHGLIEQALWRPEAERVALQEASGRVLAEPLVAPFGQPRFTNSAMDGFAVRAAELEGATAEAPVLLERRVVVGAGHPTSAALGPGECAQIMTGAPLPEGADAVVMVEQTSGFERTPVTFSRPARAGQNVRREGEELEAGTTVLAEGTCLGAAELGVATSFGWTEARVWRRPRVALLCTGDELRSPGEPLGPGEIYDSNLTVLGELLRVVGAEVVTAERVRDDRPALETAFRRASERAEVVVSSGGVSMGQFDFVREVVVPLGFEQRFWKVAQKPGKPLLFAAGPGRAFFGLPGNPVSSLVCFLEYVWPALARLSGRPLGEKVSARLVGTFPREGKLHRFLFGRVWVEREGLYAAATPRHGSHMLTAALGANALLEAGPGAQDLTDGEALRARLLPGAHVAGSAKGS, from the coding sequence ATGATCGCGGTGTCAGAGGCGCACGGACTGATCGAGCAGGCGCTCTGGCGGCCCGAGGCGGAGCGCGTTGCGCTTCAGGAGGCGAGCGGGCGCGTCCTGGCGGAGCCGCTGGTCGCCCCGTTCGGCCAGCCGCGCTTCACCAATTCCGCGATGGACGGCTTCGCCGTGCGGGCCGCCGAGCTGGAGGGGGCCACCGCCGAGGCGCCGGTGCTGCTCGAGCGACGCGTCGTGGTTGGCGCGGGTCACCCGACGAGCGCGGCGCTGGGGCCGGGCGAGTGCGCGCAGATTATGACCGGAGCCCCGCTCCCCGAGGGGGCGGACGCGGTCGTGATGGTGGAGCAGACGAGCGGCTTCGAGCGCACGCCGGTCACCTTCTCGCGGCCGGCGCGCGCCGGTCAGAACGTGCGGCGCGAGGGGGAGGAGCTCGAGGCGGGGACGACGGTGCTCGCCGAGGGGACCTGCCTCGGGGCGGCCGAGCTGGGGGTCGCGACGAGCTTCGGCTGGACCGAGGCGCGGGTTTGGCGACGGCCCCGCGTGGCGCTCCTCTGCACCGGGGACGAGCTCCGCTCGCCCGGCGAACCGCTCGGCCCCGGCGAGATCTACGACTCGAACCTGACGGTGCTTGGCGAGCTGCTGCGCGTCGTCGGCGCGGAGGTCGTTACGGCGGAGCGCGTGCGCGACGACCGGCCGGCGCTCGAGACGGCGTTCCGGCGCGCATCGGAGCGCGCGGAGGTGGTGGTCTCCTCGGGCGGCGTGTCGATGGGGCAGTTCGACTTCGTCCGCGAGGTCGTGGTCCCCCTCGGTTTCGAGCAGCGGTTCTGGAAGGTGGCGCAGAAGCCGGGCAAGCCGCTCCTCTTCGCCGCGGGACCCGGGCGGGCCTTCTTCGGTCTGCCGGGGAACCCCGTCTCGTCGCTGGTGTGCTTTCTGGAGTACGTGTGGCCCGCGCTGGCGCGACTCTCGGGTCGCCCGCTCGGCGAGAAGGTCTCCGCGCGGCTCGTTGGGACCTTTCCGCGCGAGGGCAAGCTGCACCGCTTCCTCTTCGGGCGGGTCTGGGTCGAGCGGGAGGGGCTATACGCCGCGGCGACGCCGCGACACGGCTCGCACATGCTGACGGCCGCGCTCGGGGCAAACGCGCTGCTCGAGGCGGGGCCGGGGGCGCAGGACCTGACTGACGGCGAGGCGCTCCGCGCGCGGCTCCTTCCCGGGGCCCACGTGGCGGGCTCGGCGAAAGGGAGCTGA
- a CDS encoding MoaD/ThiS family protein, whose amino-acid sequence MAQQITVTLRCFSHVKHLLGQELLSLELPHGSRAADLEREIRARLGPSLARMVFRLAVNQQFVEKETPLSDGDEVALIPPMQGG is encoded by the coding sequence ATGGCGCAGCAGATCACGGTGACGCTCCGCTGCTTCTCGCACGTGAAGCACCTCCTCGGGCAGGAGCTCCTCTCGTTGGAGCTGCCGCACGGGAGCCGGGCCGCGGATCTCGAGCGCGAGATCCGGGCGCGCCTCGGCCCGTCGCTCGCGCGGATGGTCTTTCGCCTGGCGGTGAATCAGCAGTTCGTCGAGAAAGAGACGCCGCTCTCCGACGGGGACGAGGTGGCTCTCATCCCACCGATGCAGGGAGGTTAG
- a CDS encoding molybdenum cofactor biosynthesis protein MoaE → MIAAHVVTGPLPELGSDDGRRDDGSELIFHGRVRAEEHGRPIVALEYEHYPEMAEAQLRRVAEETAARFPIRDLFCWHRVGRIGVGEASLRVVIWSCHRAEGLEAMTFFVRRLKREVPIWKWAVTADGERFPSVCSEEEEGEPHRHHNHE, encoded by the coding sequence GTGATCGCGGCGCACGTGGTGACAGGGCCGCTGCCGGAGCTGGGCAGCGACGACGGTCGTCGTGACGACGGCTCGGAGCTCATCTTTCACGGCCGCGTGCGCGCGGAGGAGCACGGGCGACCGATCGTCGCGCTCGAGTACGAGCACTACCCCGAGATGGCGGAGGCCCAGCTGCGGCGCGTGGCCGAGGAGACGGCGGCGCGTTTTCCGATCCGAGACCTCTTCTGCTGGCATCGCGTGGGGCGCATCGGCGTGGGCGAAGCCTCGCTGCGGGTCGTGATCTGGTCCTGCCACCGCGCGGAGGGGCTCGAGGCGATGACCTTCTTCGTCCGGCGCCTGAAGCGCGAGGTCCCCATCTGGAAGTGGGCCGTCACCGCCGACGGGGAGCGCTTCCCGTCGGTCTGCTCCGAGGAGGAGGAAGGCGAGCCCCACCGCCATCACAATCACGAGTGA
- a CDS encoding FAD binding domain-containing protein, whose amino-acid sequence MYHQPRSIDEALELKARLGGDGTFLAGGTDLVVGLRKGKLEVKNLIDLSRVPGLDELQERDGHLVVGARVTHARLERCKETALAAAAETVGGPQIRNLGTVGGQIGTASPAGDVTVALLALKAEAELLSRRGRRRVPLEQVFVGPGRTSLAPDELLRAVHVPLGRRSVFYKLGKRGAVAISVVMAAASVGPGGDVALAVGCAAPVPLRIAKAEALLDQQGLTEAAIARAAELAEQAVTPITDHRGGEAYRRAMAGTLTRRLLTELAQGGHR is encoded by the coding sequence ATGTACCATCAACCGCGCAGCATCGACGAAGCTCTGGAGCTCAAGGCTCGCCTGGGGGGCGACGGGACGTTTCTCGCGGGGGGAACGGACCTCGTGGTCGGCCTGCGCAAGGGGAAGCTCGAGGTGAAGAACCTCATCGACCTGAGCCGCGTGCCGGGTCTCGACGAGCTCCAGGAACGGGACGGTCACCTCGTGGTCGGGGCGCGCGTTACGCATGCGCGGCTCGAGCGCTGCAAGGAGACGGCGCTCGCGGCCGCGGCGGAGACCGTGGGAGGGCCGCAGATCCGGAACCTCGGCACCGTGGGGGGACAGATCGGGACCGCGTCGCCGGCGGGGGACGTGACGGTCGCGCTCCTCGCGCTCAAGGCCGAGGCCGAGCTGCTCAGCCGGCGCGGGCGTCGCCGGGTGCCCCTCGAACAGGTGTTCGTCGGGCCGGGCCGCACGAGCCTGGCCCCGGACGAGCTGCTGCGCGCGGTCCACGTCCCCTTAGGGCGGCGGAGCGTCTTCTACAAGCTCGGCAAGCGCGGGGCGGTCGCGATCTCGGTGGTCATGGCGGCGGCGTCGGTCGGTCCGGGAGGAGACGTGGCGCTGGCTGTCGGGTGCGCCGCGCCGGTGCCGCTGCGGATCGCGAAGGCCGAAGCGCTGCTCGACCAGCAAGGACTGACCGAGGCGGCGATCGCGCGCGCGGCGGAGCTCGCGGAGCAAGCGGTCACGCCGATCACCGATCATCGAGGGGGCGAGGCGTACCGGCGCGCGATGGCCGGCACGCTGACGCGCCGGCTCCTCACGGAGCTGGCCCAGGGAGGTCACAGATGA
- a CDS encoding (2Fe-2S)-binding protein, which produces MSDGKRAGAEEATWPVSFTVNGVRHELRVEPTETLYDVLRERLRLTGTKGACLEGECGSCTVLLDGAPVTSCLVLAPQVDGRAVVTVEGLATDDRLHPVQDSFIAAGAVQCGYCTPGLLVSAAALLERNPDPSADEIRRALEGNLCRCTGYVKIVEAVQKAGEHGRREAAAAGGRR; this is translated from the coding sequence ATGAGCGACGGCAAGCGTGCGGGGGCGGAGGAGGCCACCTGGCCGGTCAGCTTCACCGTGAACGGCGTGCGCCACGAGCTGCGCGTGGAGCCGACGGAGACGCTCTACGACGTGCTGCGGGAGCGCCTGCGCCTGACGGGGACCAAGGGGGCGTGCCTGGAGGGCGAATGCGGGAGCTGCACGGTGCTCCTCGACGGGGCGCCGGTCACCTCGTGCCTGGTGCTGGCGCCGCAGGTGGACGGGCGCGCCGTGGTGACCGTGGAAGGACTCGCCACGGACGATCGGCTCCACCCGGTGCAGGACAGCTTCATCGCCGCCGGGGCGGTGCAGTGCGGCTACTGCACGCCGGGGCTCCTGGTGAGCGCCGCGGCGCTGCTGGAACGGAATCCCGACCCCTCGGCGGACGAGATCCGGCGCGCGCTCGAAGGGAACCTCTGCCGCTGCACGGGATACGTGAAGATCGTGGAGGCAGTGCAGAAGGCCGGGGAGCACGGGCGACGGGAGGCTGCCGCGGCAGGAGGTCGGCGGTGA
- a CDS encoding xanthine dehydrogenase family protein molybdopterin-binding subunit, which translates to MSIGQSIRRFDALGRVTGETRFGGDLAGPEVLSAAVIRSPHAHARLKRIDVEAARRAPGVVAVYTAADVKGTNRHGLIRRDHPVFCTDRVRYLGDALGVVVAVTPKLAEEACRAVRVEAELLPVVGSLDEALAPGSYPIHAEGNVCASQLIRKGDADRALAGAEVVVEEVFNLRGVDHAFLDLEAGMAELDGETVVIHAAGQWVHEERRLIALALGVPVERVRVVQPPSGGAFGGREDISIQIYLGLATLELRRPVRLAYSREESMRARHKRHPIRIHYTLGAQRDGTITAAKVVVYSDEGAYASTGPAVLRKAVSHCTGPYRVPNISCDGVSVYTNTCPTGAMRGFGACQMAVAYEGMVYKLARTLGVDLIELKRKNLLRDGDDVTTGQRIPVAGASDCLDAALERFGWSHRNHAAPAPHLRRGFGVSTICFGLGYGDGFPDASRARVRIAEDGYAEVFSGGVDFGQGLHSLLAQIAAQELGLPPNHVRVVGGDTGCTPESGSSSATRQTVFSGNAVRLAAAEVARQLLDAAAISTGLHWDELVLREGQLVGLEDPTVCMPMSMAVHHARERGYSLEASALYKPGTLAPSAETGKSPRAFITYMFASHVAQVLVDVETGEVTVERHVAAHDVGRAINPQQVAGQIEGGVAQGLGMALMEELVVKEGRILNASFTDYIIPTIVDVPAIEAVIVERPDPEGPYGARGVGEPPLIAAVPAILGAISDAIGRQVTETPATAERVWRALQESTSSPPSLRRIG; encoded by the coding sequence GTGAGCATCGGTCAGAGCATTCGCAGGTTCGATGCGCTCGGTCGCGTGACCGGCGAGACCCGCTTCGGGGGCGACCTGGCGGGGCCCGAGGTCCTCTCCGCCGCGGTCATCCGCAGTCCGCACGCGCACGCCCGCTTGAAACGAATCGACGTGGAGGCGGCCCGGCGCGCGCCGGGGGTGGTGGCGGTCTACACCGCCGCCGACGTCAAGGGGACGAACCGGCACGGACTCATCCGCCGCGACCACCCGGTCTTCTGCACCGACCGGGTGCGCTACCTCGGGGACGCGCTCGGCGTCGTGGTGGCCGTGACGCCGAAGCTCGCAGAGGAGGCCTGTCGCGCGGTGCGGGTGGAGGCCGAGCTCCTGCCTGTGGTGGGATCGCTGGACGAAGCGCTCGCCCCGGGGTCGTATCCGATCCACGCCGAGGGCAACGTCTGCGCCTCGCAGCTCATTCGCAAGGGCGACGCCGACCGGGCCTTGGCTGGCGCAGAGGTCGTGGTGGAGGAGGTCTTCAACCTGCGCGGGGTGGACCACGCCTTCCTCGACCTGGAGGCGGGGATGGCCGAGCTCGACGGGGAGACGGTCGTGATCCACGCCGCCGGGCAGTGGGTGCACGAGGAGCGCCGCCTGATCGCGCTGGCGCTCGGGGTGCCCGTGGAGCGGGTGCGCGTGGTGCAGCCGCCGTCTGGCGGAGCCTTCGGCGGGCGCGAGGACATCTCGATCCAGATCTACCTCGGACTGGCGACGCTCGAGCTGCGACGGCCGGTGCGCCTGGCCTACAGCCGCGAGGAGTCGATGCGGGCGCGCCACAAGCGACACCCGATCCGTATCCACTACACGCTCGGGGCCCAGCGAGACGGGACGATCACCGCGGCCAAGGTGGTCGTCTACTCCGACGAGGGGGCGTACGCCTCGACGGGGCCCGCGGTGCTCCGCAAGGCGGTCAGCCACTGCACGGGCCCCTACCGCGTCCCCAACATCTCGTGCGACGGCGTCTCGGTCTACACCAACACCTGTCCCACGGGGGCGATGCGCGGCTTCGGGGCCTGTCAGATGGCCGTGGCCTACGAGGGGATGGTCTACAAGCTGGCGCGCACGCTCGGCGTGGACCTCATCGAGCTCAAGCGCAAGAACCTGCTTCGCGACGGCGACGACGTCACCACCGGTCAGCGTATCCCGGTGGCGGGCGCGAGCGACTGTCTCGACGCCGCCCTCGAGCGCTTCGGCTGGAGCCATCGGAACCACGCGGCGCCGGCGCCGCACCTGCGGCGAGGCTTCGGGGTGAGCACGATCTGCTTCGGGCTCGGGTACGGCGACGGTTTCCCCGACGCCTCGCGGGCGCGCGTGCGCATCGCCGAGGACGGTTACGCCGAGGTCTTCAGCGGAGGCGTGGACTTCGGGCAGGGACTGCACTCGCTGCTGGCTCAGATCGCGGCCCAGGAGCTCGGGCTCCCGCCGAATCACGTGCGTGTGGTCGGGGGGGACACGGGGTGCACTCCGGAATCGGGGTCCTCCTCGGCGACGCGGCAGACGGTCTTCAGCGGCAACGCCGTGCGGCTGGCGGCGGCCGAGGTGGCGCGCCAGCTCCTCGACGCGGCGGCCATCTCGACGGGGCTCCACTGGGACGAGCTGGTGCTGCGAGAGGGGCAGCTCGTCGGGCTCGAGGATCCGACGGTGTGCATGCCGATGAGCATGGCCGTGCACCACGCGCGGGAGCGGGGGTACTCGCTCGAGGCCTCCGCTCTCTACAAGCCCGGGACGCTCGCGCCGAGCGCCGAAACGGGGAAGTCGCCGCGGGCCTTCATCACCTACATGTTCGCGAGCCACGTCGCGCAGGTGCTCGTGGACGTGGAGACCGGCGAGGTGACCGTGGAGCGCCACGTCGCCGCGCACGACGTCGGGCGCGCGATCAATCCGCAACAGGTGGCGGGGCAGATCGAGGGGGGCGTGGCGCAGGGACTCGGGATGGCGCTGATGGAGGAGCTCGTGGTCAAGGAGGGACGCATCCTGAACGCGAGCTTCACGGATTACATCATCCCGACCATCGTGGACGTCCCGGCCATCGAGGCCGTGATCGTTGAGCGGCCCGACCCCGAAGGTCCGTACGGTGCGCGGGGCGTGGGGGAGCCGCCGCTCATCGCGGCGGTGCCTGCGATCCTCGGGGCGATCAGCGACGCCATCGGTCGGCAAGTCACCGAGACGCCGGCGACGGCGGAGCGCGTCTGGCGCGCGCTTCAGGAGAGCACCTCTTCTCCCCCGTCGCTGCGGCGCATCGGGTAG
- a CDS encoding XdhC family protein encodes MVELYRLLRELLERNEACATATIVGASGSIPNAVGATMLVGRGGKLLAGTVGGGAIEHQALAECGAAIAEGKHRSFTYHLTDAEAGGIGMMCGGKAQLFVQVHTPQPQLVLVGAGHIHLELARFVRGLDYRVTVIDDRMEWANAENYPGAEVLNLSPEEAYPRVAWSESSYLVIATRDRDTPALRAAVGLPCRYVGVVASRRKALTILRQLEGEGIDLGPLLPRLYAPVGLALGGRSPAEIALSILAELQLVRHGQAGGHLRVTAEQLARLKRPRLAGEGG; translated from the coding sequence ATGGTCGAGCTCTATCGCTTACTGCGCGAGCTCTTGGAGCGCAACGAGGCGTGCGCCACGGCCACCATCGTGGGCGCGAGCGGCTCGATCCCGAACGCGGTCGGCGCGACGATGCTCGTGGGCCGCGGGGGAAAGCTTCTCGCGGGCACGGTGGGGGGCGGGGCGATCGAGCACCAGGCGCTGGCGGAGTGCGGCGCGGCGATCGCCGAGGGGAAGCACCGGAGCTTCACCTACCACCTGACCGACGCCGAGGCGGGCGGGATCGGCATGATGTGCGGAGGAAAGGCGCAGCTCTTCGTGCAGGTCCATACGCCGCAGCCGCAGCTCGTCCTCGTCGGAGCGGGGCACATCCACCTCGAGCTCGCGCGGTTCGTGCGCGGCCTCGACTACCGTGTCACGGTGATCGACGACCGGATGGAATGGGCGAACGCCGAGAACTACCCGGGCGCGGAGGTGCTGAATCTCTCCCCCGAGGAGGCCTACCCGCGCGTGGCCTGGAGCGAGAGCTCGTACCTCGTGATCGCCACGCGAGACCGCGACACCCCCGCGCTACGGGCCGCCGTCGGCCTCCCCTGTCGCTACGTCGGGGTGGTGGCGAGCCGACGCAAGGCGCTGACGATCCTGCGACAGCTCGAGGGCGAGGGGATCGACCTCGGGCCCCTCCTGCCGCGGCTCTACGCGCCGGTCGGCCTCGCGCTCGGAGGGCGCTCCCCGGCGGAGATCGCGCTCTCCATCCTGGCCGAGCTCCAGCTCGTGCGGCACGGGCAGGCGGGCGGCCACCTGAGGGTCACCGCGGAGCAGCTCGCGCGGCTCAAGCGGCCGAGGCTCGCGGGAGAGGGCGGATGA